The Halomonas binhaiensis nucleotide sequence GAAACCCTGAAAAATCCCGAACACGCATCGCGTACCTTCCGTCTGCGCGCCGCTCTGGCAGCGATTGTCGTGGTTCTGCTCTCTGCTACGTTGGTGGGGCGCTTGGTGTATCTCCAGGTCGTCCAGCACCAGACTTACGTCACTCGTTCGGAAAACAACCGTGTGCGGGTCGAGCCGCTGCCTCCGACCCGGGGGCTGATCTACGATCGTAATGGCAAGCTGCTTGCGGAAAACCGCCCAACGTTCAACCTGACGCTAGTGCGTGAGCGGGTCGATGACCTGGATGCCACCCTGGAATTGCTGGTCGATCTTCTCGATCTGCCCGAGGCGGAAGTCGAAGAGTTTCGCGAGCGTTCACGTCAGCGTCAGCGTCCTTATCAGCCGGCATTGCTGATGACCGACCTGACCGAGATTCAGGTCGCCAAGCTGGCACTCAACCGCCATCGTCTTCCCGGAGTTGAAGTCCAGACGCAGTTGCTGCGCTATTACCCGGATTCCGAGATCATGTCGCACGCCCTGGGCTATGTGGGGCGAATCAATGCGGAAGAACTGAAACAGCTGGATCCTGGCAACTATGCCGGTACCCACTTTATTGGCAAGACCGGAGTGGAGTACTTCTATGAGGATCAGCTGCATGGCCGGGCTGGCCTGCGCAAGGTTGAAACCAATGCGCGGGGTCGGGTGTTGCGTGAATTGGGGCATACCGACCCAACCCCTGGGGCAGACCTGACCCTGACCATCGACAAGGATATGCAGCAACTGGCCTATCAGTTACTTGATGGGCGGCGTGGAGCTATCGTTGCCATTGCTCCTCAGAGCGGCGAGATCATCGCCATGGCTTCGGTGCCCGGCTTCGATACCAATCAGTTCGTCACAGGAATTGACGTCAAGTCCTATCGTGATCTGCAGGAAGATATCGATCTTCCTTTGTTCAATCGGGCGACACGCGGCAGCTATCCAGCAGGTTCCACGATCAAGCCCTTCATGTCCATCAGTGGGTTGCGGGAAGGGGTCATCACGCCGGATACGGTGATCTTCGACCCTGGTTACTATCAGCTACCCAATGATGATCGCCGTTATCGCAACTGGCTGCGCTGGGGGCATGGTCGAGTCAATCTGGAGCGAGCTCTGGCCGTGTCCAACAACACCTATTTTTATTCTCTGGCCCATGAAATGGGCATTGACCGTATTCATGACGACCTGCTGGATTTTGGCTTTGGCACCAGAGTGGCCGCTGACGTGGCAGGACAGGGAGATGGCCTGCTGCCATCACGGGACTGGAAGCGGGCGCGTTTCAATCAGGCCTGGTATCCAGGGGAGACCCTGTCGGTAGGTATCGGCCAGGGATATTTGCAGATCACTCCGTTGCAACTGGCTGCCGCCACTGCAACTCTGGCCAATCGTGGTCATTGGGTGCGCCCTCGCCTGGCCAAGGAGATAGGCGATAATCCTGTGCCCGTGAACCTGCCCGATACGCCGCCGGATATCGAGATCGGCAATGATGCCTATTGGGATAGTGTCTTTAGCGGGATGCAGAAGGTGCTGTCCGGAGTTGAAGGGACGGCGCGCCGCACCGGTGCGGGCTTGAAATACCATATGGCCGGAAAGTCGGGTACCGCCCAGGTTTTCTCCCTGGGGCAGAACGAAAAATACAATGCTGCCGAGTTGCGCGAGCGCTTGCGCGATCATGCGCTTTTCATGGCTTTTGCTCCGGTAGAGGACCCTCAGATTGCCATTGCGGTAATCGTGGAAAATGCCGGAGGAGGCTCAACTCATGCGGCAGGGTTGGCTCGAGCCATGGCAGATGCCTGGATCCTTGATCACAACTCTGGACGCCCTGTAGATGATGACAGCGCAGCAGCAGGCGATGACCTGGCTGCCCGTCGGGAGGACGACTGAACATGCCAATCGACTTCGTGCGCTCCCTGCGTGGATATCCGGTGCGTCCTCCGGTAGGCGGTATTTCCCGTCGCAAGACCATCTGGCAGCGCCTGCACATTGATCCCTGGCTGGTCGGGCTGTTGTTGCTGTTGATGATGGGTGGGCTTGTGGTGCTCTACAGTGCCAGTGGTGAAAACATGCACATGGTCATTGCCCAGGCAATGCGCTTTGGCGTGGCACTGCTGGTGATGCTGGTGCTGGCGCAGTTTACACCGTCGGCATTGATGCGCTGGGCTTTCCCTGCCTACCTGGTGGGCATCTTGATGTTGCTGGCCGTCGAAATTCTTGGTGACATCGGCATGGGCGCCCAGCGTTGGTTGGTCATTCCGGGTGTGGTGCGCTTTCAGCCGTCAGAATTGATGAAGCTTGCCATGCCGATGATGGTGGCGGCATGGATCAGTCGTCACGAATTGCCGCCCAACTGGAAGGTGCTGCTGGGTTGTGCCGCGCTCATTGCTGTTCCGGTCGGGCTCATCGCTCGACAACCAGACCTGGGGACCTCCCTGCTGGTGGCGGCTGCGGCAGTCTTTGTGGTTCTCCTGGCAGGCCTGTCCTGGAAGTTCATCGGGGTAATGGTGGCGGGCGTCGGAGCGGCACTACCCGTGCTGTGGATGAACATGCATGACTACCAGAAACAGCGGGTGCTGACCTTTCTTGATCCGGAAAGCGATCCCTTGGGGGCCGGATGGAACATCATTCAATCCACCACGGCGATCGGCAGTGGCGGCATATGGGGTAAAGGGTGGTTGCATGGAACCCAGTCGCAACTGGAGTTTCTACCTGAACGTCACACGGATTTCATTGTCGCTGTTCTGGGCGAAGAATTTGGCCTGATTGGCATGCTCGTGGTGTTGGCGCTGTATCTGCTGATCATTGCGCGAGGCATGTGGCTGGCGGGAGCGGCGCAGGACACTTTCGGGCGCTTGCTGGGTGGAGCCATCATCCTGACCTTCTTCATCTATGTCTTCGTCAACATTGGCATGGTGAGCGGCATCTTGCCTGTCGTGGGGGTTCCGTTGCCACTTGTGAGTTACGGAGGGACGTCCAGCGTGACCTTGATGGCTGGTTTCGGTATCCTCATGGCGGTTCACGCACACCGCCGTTTGTTGCCGCGCTAACCCTTGCTCAAGCAAGCTGGCAGGCGTCAACGGGTGCTGATTCAGGGAGAGGTCGAATGAAAGTGCCCCCGTTCCAGGGAAAAGGTGGCGTTCGTGTAGCGCTGTGTACATTGATGGTCGGCTTGCCGTGGATGGTGCCGCTGGCAGCCCAGGCCCAGGATTTCGATCCCGCTGGGATGCCCAAGGTTCAGGCCATGGTAGAGCGCCTGGCAGGACAGGGTATTGATCGAGGTTGGTTAAACCACGCCATGGGCGAGGCCCATTATCAGGCTTCAGTGATCGAAGCCATGAGCGGTGCGGCCGAATACAATCTGACGTGGCATAAATACCGTGACATCTTTCTGGGCGAAGAACGCATCCAGGAAGGTGCGGACTTCATTGCGGAACATCGCGATGCCTTTGAGCGCGCTCAGGCACGTTACGGGGTTCCGCCAGAAATCATTGCTGGCATTCTCGGTGTCGAGACCCGCTACGGTCAGATTACGGGCAAGCACCGTGTGCTCGACTCACTGTCGACTTTGGCCTTCCATCACCCGAGTCGAGGCAAGTTCTTCCTGGGTGAACTGGAGGCTTTCCTGACCATTGCCTATCAGCAGCATGTAGACCCCGGCGAGCTCAAGGGTTCCTATGCCGGTGCGATGGGCTATCCGCAGTTCATTCCTACCAGTTACCAAGCCTATGCCGTAGATTTCGACGGCGATGGGCAGCGCAATCTGTGGACTGATCCGGTCGATGCCATTGGCAGCGTGGCCAACTATTTTGCGGAGCATCGCTGGCAGCCTGGCGGCACGATCTATTGGGAAGCCGAAGGGCCGGCGACGCCACCTGCGTCGGTGGACTTCAATCAGGCCAAGGCGCCATACGTGAGTGTGGCTGAGCTGGCTGCAAAGGGGGTTCATCCCCAGGAAGCGATAGCAGCGGACCGGCGTGTCATTCCATTGGCCCTGGAAATGGCCGATGGCAGTACCAAGTATCGCCTGGGTGGTGATAATTTTTATGTCATAACCCGTTATAACCACAGTCATTTTTATGCCATGGCCGTTACTGAACTGTCCGAGGCCATCGCTCTTGCGCTCGAACAGCAGGAGAGTGGCGAGATGGGAAAGGGCGGATGGCTGGATGCCACAGTGAAGGAGACGGCTCCATGAATCGACGCAGTTTTGCTCTGCCGACCCTATCATTGTTGCTGGCCCTTGGCGGGTGTGCGAGTGATGGGGATAGTGGTGCGGCATCCGGCCCGGCCCAACCCAAGGCTTCCGCCAGTGCCCCCGCTCCGGGGACTGCGGGTGGGCGCTATGCCATGAGTGGTGATGCCTATCCCGAATCGCCTCCGGATGTCAGTCAGGTGCCGGATGCGGTACCCAGAGTGGAATCGCGGTCGTCTGCGGGTAATCGGTCTACCTATGAGGTATGGGGACAGACCTACCATGTGCTCGATGATGCGACGGGTTACAGCCATGAAGGAACGGCATCCTGGTACGGGAATAAATTCCATGGCTACGCCACGTCCAATGGCGAAATCTACGACATGTACAAGATGTCGGCCGCCCACAAGACACTGCCGTTGCCAACCTATGCCCAGGTGACCAACCTGGACAACGGACGTTCAGTCATTGTGCGGGTCAACGACCGCGGTCCTTTCCATGATGACCGGGAAATAGACCTTTCGTACGCTGCTGCATCGCGTCTGGACATCCTTGATCATGGTACTGGCCGAGTGCGGGTGACGGCCATTGACCCGCAGCAATGGCTGGCCCAGCACTCCGGCGGCTCGGGAGCGCAGGTTGCCAAGGCTGCTCCTGCAGCGGCACCGGTGACGAGAAATTCCGCCGTGAATACTTCGACGGCGGCACCGCGTGACTCTCCTGCTCCCGCTGCCAGTGCGCCTGCTGCTGCCACGAGCGGCGAGGATCTATTCGTGCAGGTCGCCGCTTTGGGTTCCCAGGATGGCGCACGAACCTTGCAGAAGGATCTTCAGCGCCGTCTTGAGCGCAATGTTCGTGTTGCCAGCGAAGCAGGGATGTACAAGGTTCAGGTAGGGCCGCTGCCCGATCGAAACCAGGTAGAGCCTTTGCGCCAGGCACTGGCCCAAGCAGGCTACCCCCAGACCTTTGTCGTCGGAGACCGTTGAGGCTCCATGACGCGAAGACGAGACCCGGCGATGTCATGTCGCCGTATTTTCTGTCAGTGAGAGACACCCAAAGATGATTGCCAAGCTGTTTTCTCGCCGCCGAGTATTGCCGGCAGCTCTGCTGTGCTGTTCTCTGGTTGCGCCCTGGACCATGGCTCAGCAGGCCAATCCGCAGCCGGATGCGCCCAAGCCTGATGTGCCAGAGCCCCAGGTCATGATTCCGTCGCCGCCTCAATTGGCGGCCAAGTCCTGGATCCTGGTTGATGCCGATAGTGGACGTGTCATTGCAGAGCACAACTCTGACGAACGTCTGTCCCCGGCCAGTTTGACCAAGCTGATGACTGCCTATCTGGTCGAGCGTGAGCTTGAACGTGGCAACATCAAGCCTGATGACATGGTACCGATCAGCGAGAAGGCCTGGCGGACAGGAGGCTCGAAGATGTTCGTTGAAGTCGGTACTCAGGTACCGGTGGACGAGCTGCTGCATGGCATCATCATCGTTTCCGGCAATGATGCCAGTGTGGCGATGTCAGAGTACCTGGCCGGTGGTGAGGCCCAGTTCGCGGACTTGATGAATCAGCATGCTGCGCAGTTGGGCATGGAGAATACGCACTTCTCCAATGCAACTGGTTTACCGCACGATAACCACTATTCTTCTGCGCGTGATTTGATGCGCCTGGCTCGTCACATCATTCGGGACTATCCCGACCATTATGCAATGTATAGCCAGAAGACTTTCAACTACAACGGCATCGAGCAGAACAACCGCAATCGCCTCCTGTGGCGGGATCCGAGCGTCGATGGTCTCAAGACAGGTTGGACCGATGATGCCGGATACTGCCTGGTATCTTCTGCCAAGCGTGATGACATGCGCTTGATTTCAGTGGTAATGGGGACCAGTTCTGAAGAAGCCCGAGCCCAGGAAACGCAGAAGTTGCTGAGCTATGGCTTCCGTTACTTCGAGACATTGAAGCTTTATGATCAGGGCGCTGTGCTTGATACTCCGCGTATCTGGGGTGGGGCCACTGATCAGCTGCGTGTCGGCGTCGATCAGGCTGTCACCATGACCGTGCCACGCTCGCGCAAGGATGAGTTGACTGCCAAGCTGAACATTGATTCTGACCTGGACGCTCCCATCGCTGCGGGACAGAAAGTTGGTACCATGGAAGTGCGTCTGGGTGATGAAGTCGTTGGTGAACGCCCATTGGTCGCCCTGGAAGCAGTGGAAGAAGGTGGCTTCTTCAAGCGCATGTTCGACAAGGTCCATCGTTTCTTTTCTGAGCTTGTCGGCAATTGGTTCGACTGAGCCGATCGCTATGCAGGGCCATGAGGCCCGCATTGAAAAACATGGGGCAGCCTCGGGGCTGCCCCATTGTATTGTGTTTCTTTATCGTGAACTTCCGGGTTTCCCTTGGTTGGTGCCGTGCGGTTGAGTAAAATGTTCGAATATCCTTCCACGGGGACCATGATGAACGACCGTTCCTTTCGCGATCTTCGCTCTGAGGCGGGACCGAATCCAACCGATGTCACGATCACCTTTCCCTGCGACTATCCCATCAAGGTGGTGGGTGATGCAGCCGAGGACTTTGCTGCTACTGTGGGCTTGATCGTCAAGCGACACGACCCTGGTTTCGATATCAGCAAGCTTGAAGTGGTCAACAGTCGTAATGGTCGTTTTCAGTCTGTGCGCCTGACATTGTGGGCCACAGGTGAAGAACAGATAACGGCGCTGTTCAATGATCTCAAGGCGACCGGGGTCGTCAGCCAGGCCTGTGTGGCAGGCCATGCGACATCTCACTGATACGCGAAATGCAGAAACCGCGGACCAGATATGGGTGGTTGAGCATGATCCGGTGTTTACCCAGGGACAGGCGGGCAAGCCAGAACATGTACTGATGCCCGGCGACATTCCGGTGATCTCCACTGATCGCGGAGGCCAGGTGACTTACCATGGCCCGGGGCAACTGGTGTTGTATCCGTTGCTTGATGTACGCCGCTCGCCCATGGGAGTACGTGACCTGGTCACCGCTCTGGAGAACAGCGTCATCGATGCACTGGCTGAGCATTCCATCGAGGCCTATGCGCGTCGTGATGCCCCGGGTGTTTATGTCGATGGGGCAAAGATTGCATCCTTGGGATTGCGTATTCGTCGTGGCGCCAGTTTTCATGGCGTGGCAGTGAATATCAGTCTCGATCTGGAGCCTTTCTCGCGGATCAATCCGTGTGGCTATGCTGGTCTGGCCATGACGCGTCTGGCTGACCTGGTAGAAGGCCCGGTAGATCTATGGGGCGAGGGCGAACGCTTGCTGCGGACGCTGGCCCTGCGTCTCGGTGAGCGTCAACTGGTGCCACGCAAGGGCCTGCCCACAATGATGGCCGCCCCCGATACACTCATCAGCGAATGATCGGTGAAATTGTGAGCCGATCCATCACAGGACAGTGACATGACAGACAGTTCTGCCATTGCCGCGGCTGCTGCTGCCGCAAAGGCCAAGAAGAATGCCCGTGTCGAGCGGGGAGTGAAACTACGCGGTGCCGACAAGGTTGCACGTATCCCGGTCAAGGTAATTCCTACCGAGGAGATCCCGCGCAAGCCGGACTGGTTGCGTGTGCGCATGCCGGTGTCCAAGGAAGTCACGCGGATCAAGGAGACCTTGCGTCGTCATGGTCTGCATACCGTGTGCGAGGAAGCTTCCTGTCCGAACCTGGGCGAGTGCTTCCATGGTGGCACCGCTACCTTCATGATCATGGGGGATATCTGCACGCGTCGCTGCCCCTTCTGCGATGTAGCGCATGGTCGCCCCAATGCCCTGAATGAGCGCGAGCCCCGTGAACTGGCCGAAGCCATCGCTGAGATGCGTCTCAATTATGTCGTGGTGACGTCAGTGGATCGCGATGATCTGCGTGATGGCGGTGCCCAGCACTTTGCTGACTGTATCCGCGAGATTCGTAACGATAGTCCCAATATCGAGATCGAGGTATTGGTGCCGGACTTCCGTGGGCGCATGGATGTTGCTCTGGACATTCTTGAAACCACGCCGCCTGACGTCTTCAACCATAACCTGGAAACTGTGCCGAGCCTGTATCGCAAGGTTCGCCCTGGTGCGGACTATCAGTGGTCGCTCGACTTGCTCAAGGGCTACAAGGAGCGCCGCCCTGAAGTAATGACAAAGTCGGGGTTGATGCTGGGTGTCGGCGAGCAGGATGATCAGGTCATCGAAGTGATGCGCGATCTGCGTGCCCACAATGTGGACATGTTGACGTTAGGGCAATACATGCAGCCATCCCGAAATCACTTGCCGGTGGACCGCTGGGTGACACCTGCCACGTTTGACTGGTTTGCAGAGCAGGGCAAGGCCATGGGGTTCACCCATGTGGCTTCCGGCCCTCTGGTACGCTCTTCCTACCATGCCGATCAGCAAGCTCATGGCATCGAAGTCAAGTAGACAAGACATCGCCCGGCTTTCGCCGGGCGATGTCTTTCTGGGTATGGAGTCTCGCGGGTGGGACTGGGACAGCCGTTTCTCGGAAGCGCTGATCATGCAAAAACATGCATGATGACGCACCAGGGTTTTGCAGATTGGGTCTGGTTAGGTATATTGCAGTGCAACAATGTGATTTTTACAGCAAGCACCGTGACCGCAAGCACTGCAATGAAGAGCACTGCGTGCGACGAAACGCACTGATGACCTTCTGTACAAGTTCTCTGCTGGTGGGAAAGGTTCCTGGCAGACAGTCTCAGTGAAAGCGGGCGTCCTCCTCGGCGCCTGCGCACCGGGTACCTCTTGGGAGCTCCTATGACTGCACAGATGTCGAAAGTTACTCAGCCGCTATATCCTCTATTCGATCCTTTTGGCTTTGGGCGAGCTGCCGTTGATTACTGGCGCGACAGTGTCGAGCGCAGCATTCTGTATTGGGATGTCATGCGCCAGCGGGGCAATGAATATCTTGAGCACATCGAGAAGACTCGTCCCAGCGTGCTTGGCTTCGATGCTGATATCATCATGTACG carries:
- the mltB gene encoding lytic murein transglycosylase B; its protein translation is MKVPPFQGKGGVRVALCTLMVGLPWMVPLAAQAQDFDPAGMPKVQAMVERLAGQGIDRGWLNHAMGEAHYQASVIEAMSGAAEYNLTWHKYRDIFLGEERIQEGADFIAEHRDAFERAQARYGVPPEIIAGILGVETRYGQITGKHRVLDSLSTLAFHHPSRGKFFLGELEAFLTIAYQQHVDPGELKGSYAGAMGYPQFIPTSYQAYAVDFDGDGQRNLWTDPVDAIGSVANYFAEHRWQPGGTIYWEAEGPATPPASVDFNQAKAPYVSVAELAAKGVHPQEAIAADRRVIPLALEMADGSTKYRLGGDNFYVITRYNHSHFYAMAVTELSEAIALALEQQESGEMGKGGWLDATVKETAP
- the mrdA gene encoding penicillin-binding protein 2 — translated: MRERRETLKNPEHASRTFRLRAALAAIVVVLLSATLVGRLVYLQVVQHQTYVTRSENNRVRVEPLPPTRGLIYDRNGKLLAENRPTFNLTLVRERVDDLDATLELLVDLLDLPEAEVEEFRERSRQRQRPYQPALLMTDLTEIQVAKLALNRHRLPGVEVQTQLLRYYPDSEIMSHALGYVGRINAEELKQLDPGNYAGTHFIGKTGVEYFYEDQLHGRAGLRKVETNARGRVLRELGHTDPTPGADLTLTIDKDMQQLAYQLLDGRRGAIVAIAPQSGEIIAMASVPGFDTNQFVTGIDVKSYRDLQEDIDLPLFNRATRGSYPAGSTIKPFMSISGLREGVITPDTVIFDPGYYQLPNDDRRYRNWLRWGHGRVNLERALAVSNNTYFYSLAHEMGIDRIHDDLLDFGFGTRVAADVAGQGDGLLPSRDWKRARFNQAWYPGETLSVGIGQGYLQITPLQLAAATATLANRGHWVRPRLAKEIGDNPVPVNLPDTPPDIEIGNDAYWDSVFSGMQKVLSGVEGTARRTGAGLKYHMAGKSGTAQVFSLGQNEKYNAAELRERLRDHALFMAFAPVEDPQIAIAVIVENAGGGSTHAAGLARAMADAWILDHNSGRPVDDDSAAAGDDLAARREDD
- the rodA gene encoding rod shape-determining protein RodA gives rise to the protein MPIDFVRSLRGYPVRPPVGGISRRKTIWQRLHIDPWLVGLLLLLMMGGLVVLYSASGENMHMVIAQAMRFGVALLVMLVLAQFTPSALMRWAFPAYLVGILMLLAVEILGDIGMGAQRWLVIPGVVRFQPSELMKLAMPMMVAAWISRHELPPNWKVLLGCAALIAVPVGLIARQPDLGTSLLVAAAAVFVVLLAGLSWKFIGVMVAGVGAALPVLWMNMHDYQKQRVLTFLDPESDPLGAGWNIIQSTTAIGSGGIWGKGWLHGTQSQLEFLPERHTDFIVAVLGEEFGLIGMLVVLALYLLIIARGMWLAGAAQDTFGRLLGGAIILTFFIYVFVNIGMVSGILPVVGVPLPLVSYGGTSSVTLMAGFGILMAVHAHRRLLPR
- a CDS encoding YbeD family protein; this encodes MNDRSFRDLRSEAGPNPTDVTITFPCDYPIKVVGDAAEDFAATVGLIVKRHDPGFDISKLEVVNSRNGRFQSVRLTLWATGEEQITALFNDLKATGVVSQACVAGHATSH
- the lipA gene encoding lipoyl synthase, whose amino-acid sequence is MTDSSAIAAAAAAAKAKKNARVERGVKLRGADKVARIPVKVIPTEEIPRKPDWLRVRMPVSKEVTRIKETLRRHGLHTVCEEASCPNLGECFHGGTATFMIMGDICTRRCPFCDVAHGRPNALNEREPRELAEAIAEMRLNYVVVTSVDRDDLRDGGAQHFADCIREIRNDSPNIEIEVLVPDFRGRMDVALDILETTPPDVFNHNLETVPSLYRKVRPGADYQWSLDLLKGYKERRPEVMTKSGLMLGVGEQDDQVIEVMRDLRAHNVDMLTLGQYMQPSRNHLPVDRWVTPATFDWFAEQGKAMGFTHVASGPLVRSSYHADQQAHGIEVK
- a CDS encoding septal ring lytic transglycosylase RlpA family protein, producing the protein MNRRSFALPTLSLLLALGGCASDGDSGAASGPAQPKASASAPAPGTAGGRYAMSGDAYPESPPDVSQVPDAVPRVESRSSAGNRSTYEVWGQTYHVLDDATGYSHEGTASWYGNKFHGYATSNGEIYDMYKMSAAHKTLPLPTYAQVTNLDNGRSVIVRVNDRGPFHDDREIDLSYAAASRLDILDHGTGRVRVTAIDPQQWLAQHSGGSGAQVAKAAPAAAPVTRNSAVNTSTAAPRDSPAPAASAPAAATSGEDLFVQVAALGSQDGARTLQKDLQRRLERNVRVASEAGMYKVQVGPLPDRNQVEPLRQALAQAGYPQTFVVGDR
- a CDS encoding D-alanyl-D-alanine carboxypeptidase family protein, encoding MAQQANPQPDAPKPDVPEPQVMIPSPPQLAAKSWILVDADSGRVIAEHNSDERLSPASLTKLMTAYLVERELERGNIKPDDMVPISEKAWRTGGSKMFVEVGTQVPVDELLHGIIIVSGNDASVAMSEYLAGGEAQFADLMNQHAAQLGMENTHFSNATGLPHDNHYSSARDLMRLARHIIRDYPDHYAMYSQKTFNYNGIEQNNRNRLLWRDPSVDGLKTGWTDDAGYCLVSSAKRDDMRLISVVMGTSSEEARAQETQKLLSYGFRYFETLKLYDQGAVLDTPRIWGGATDQLRVGVDQAVTMTVPRSRKDELTAKLNIDSDLDAPIAAGQKVGTMEVRLGDEVVGERPLVALEAVEEGGFFKRMFDKVHRFFSELVGNWFD
- the lipB gene encoding lipoyl(octanoyl) transferase LipB — protein: MISRRPGSSARPVWQAMRHLTDTRNAETADQIWVVEHDPVFTQGQAGKPEHVLMPGDIPVISTDRGGQVTYHGPGQLVLYPLLDVRRSPMGVRDLVTALENSVIDALAEHSIEAYARRDAPGVYVDGAKIASLGLRIRRGASFHGVAVNISLDLEPFSRINPCGYAGLAMTRLADLVEGPVDLWGEGERLLRTLALRLGERQLVPRKGLPTMMAAPDTLISE